The Mycolicibacterium neoaurum DNA segment AGCGCCGGCCCGTTGCCACAGATCAGGACCGCACGCACCGAGCGATCCGACTGGATGCGGCGCGCGACCTCAAGGGTTTCCTGCCCCATCCGCAAATTGATGGCGTTGCGTTGATCGGGCCGGTTCAGGCACACGGTGGCCAGCCCGTTCTCGACGCGGTAGTCGATTGTCTGCAGCGCGCCGTTGCCCTCGAGCGCGGCACGCCAGGCGGCCGTATCGGTGAGTTGACGCAGCTCGGTGATCCGGCCGTCGTTGTCGAACGAGAGCACGTGCACGAAGGCGGCGTCCAACTCGGCCCCGGAACGACGACCGCTGCCCCGGTAGGTGCCGATGACCGTCAGCCCACCGTCGTTGTTGAGCCGGTGATCCTCGGCAACGGCCCGAGCCCGATAATGCGCACCGATGCGCCACCAGACCTGTGCACGCATGGCCTCGGCACCCTGATGGGTGCCGCCCATCTCCAACGGCATCCCTTCGGTGACGTGCCCGACAAATTCCGGCGACAGCAGCCGGTCGACGCTCTCAGCGTCACCCCGGGCGAGCGCATCGTAGAGCGCCTCGACAGCGGCGATACGGGAATCCTGAGCGGTATCAACCGACATAGCGCACGATCGATTCGATCACCGCGGCCGGCTTGGCCGCTCCGTCCACCTCGATGGTGGTGACCAGGGTGGCCTGCACCGCGCCGTCGAGCTTGTCCACCTCCGTGATCACCGAAGAAGCCCGCACCTTGGCGCCGACCGGCACCGGCGTGATGAACCGCACCTTGTTGAAGCCGTAGTTGATGGCCATCGCGATGTTGTCGACCCGGTAGAGCTCGTGCATGAACTTGGGCAGCAGCGACAGGGTCAGCAACCCGTGCGCGATGGTGCCACCGAACGGGCCGGAGGCCGCCCGCTCCGGGTCGACGTGGATCCACTGGTGATCATCGGTCGCCTGGGCGAAGTTGTTCACCCGATCCTGGTCGACGACCAGCCACTCGGTGGGACCCAATTCGGTGCCCGACGCGTTTTCGAACTCCGCCAGATTGCCAAAAGTCTTCATCGTGAACGCATTCCTTCCCTAAACCCGGATTCCCACCGGTTGACCCGCTTTGATCTGATCGAGGTACTCGGCCATCCCGTGGATGGGCGCGGCAGGCGCATCGCCATCGGTGACCGACCAGCGGATGGCGGCCTCGACGATGCGGGTACTGACCTCGCCGTCGGCGCTGCGATGTCGCAACGGCACGCTGGACAGTGCGTCGCCCTCGAAACGCCAGCGCCGCCCACCCGCGGCAATGGTCAGCTGGATGCGTTCCTGAAAGCCGTTGTCGTCGCGCTGCGTGGTGATCTCCACCTCATCGCAGGAGTGCACCTCGGCGCCGTCGAAGACGAAGCCGCCGACTCGTGACGACCCGTCGGTATCGCCGAAATATGCTGCCATGAAGCCGAATCGGTCTGCACTTCCGTGCAGCCAGCGATAGAACCATGGCGCCTGCCAAGACCGCGGTCCCCAGGAGTGATCTCGCAGGCCGTGCCCGCGGACCGGCCAACGCTGAGTCCCGATCACCACCTCTCCGGTGACCACGGCGAGCTGTTCGTAGTGATGGGGAGCAAACGACTGCCCCTGCGCCTCGAACGTCTGCTCGTGGGCCGGCGCCAGAGCCAGGAATTGCAGGGTGATTCGACAGTCCGCCTGCGGGCTGGAGTTCAATGCCGCCGAAGGGTCGCTCATCGCTGCTGGATCCGCGACCAGCCGGATGTCACCGTCGTAGCGCACGCGGACATCACGCAATGGTGTGACCACCTCGACGGACAGCCCACCGGCGTTCATCGCCTCGTTCGAGGTGACCTGCGGGCGCGCGTAGCCGAACGCGAGCCGACCGTCGGGCAGGTACAGGCAGATCGTCCGTTCGCCACGGCCCTCGTTGGGCCGGTTGGCCAGCCGCAGGAAGCCGGCGATGCCGGACTCGGGGTCGTGGAATTCGAAGTACATCGACTCGTTGAAATCCGAGTCGGAAGTGACCGCGTGGGTGTAGTCGTCGTCCAGAGTCAGCATGGCTTCGGCCGCGGCAGCCGAGTTGGCGCCGCTCGCCCCCTTCACATGGCGGGTTGAATATTTCGAATCGCGATGGCGGGCCGTAAATAGCCCACGAGCACGTGTGTTCACGACGCTAACACATTTTTCTAGTTTCTGTTAGATTTTTTCTGACGACGGGAGTTTCCAGAGATGAGCAGCATGCCCATGTCCGACACCGCACCAGCCGCCGCTGCGGCACCCCCGGTGATCGGGGTGCCGCTGCACATCACCCCGACCGTCGTCTGCATCGCATTACCGCTGCCCCTGCCCGACCTCCAGGTGGTCAACAGCTACGTCGTGCTCGGTGCTGACGGACTCACCCTCGTCGATCCCGGCTGGGCCTACCCACCGGCCGAGGCCGCGCTCACCGAGGCCCTGCTCCAGCTCGGATACGCCGTGACCGACGTCCGCCGGATCATCGTCACCCATCAGCACTGGGACCACTATTCGCTCGGGGTCCGCTGGCGTAACCGCTATGGCATGGAACTGCTGCTCGGCTCCGGTGAGCGGCACAGCCTGCAGGCCTTCGCACGGCAGCCCGACAGCGTGCACCCCGCCCAGGTCGGCATGCTTGCCAGGGCCGGGGCACCGGACCTGGCCCGCCGGATCGCCGCGCTCACGTGGGAGCCCCACGAGCTCGGCGTAGCCTTCGACGCGCCGGATCGCTGGCTGCACGACGGCGAAGTGCTGGCCCACGGCGACGTCACGCTGGTGGTCCGGGAAACTCCCGGGCACACGCGCGGGCATGTGGTGTTCGAGGATGCCGAACAACAACTCGTGTTCTCCGGCGATCACCTCCTGCCACGAATCACCCCCTCGATCGCTTTCGAGCGCGACCCCGAACCGTTGCCGTTGCGGTCCTACCTCGACTCGCTGACCCTGATGCTGAATCTGCCCGACGCGCGCATGCTGCCCGCCCACGGTCACACAGCCGGCCGGACCCGGCCGCGCGCTCAGGAGCTGATCGACCACCATCGGCAACGTCTGGACCGGGTATCCGAACTGGTCTGTGCGGGATACGGCACGGGCCTGGAGGTCGCCGAGCAGATGCGTTGGACCCGGCACGGACGGCGGCTGGTGGAGTTGGACGTCGTGCACCAAATGACCGCGGTGCTGGAGGTCGCGGCACACCTCGACGTACTGGCCGTCCGGGACGAGCTGAATGCGCGCGATCAGGACGGAGTTCGATTCTTCTCGCTGCCGTGATCTTCGGCGCCGATGCGCGCCATGACCTCTTGCACAAGGCGGAACTTCTGAATCTTGCCTGTCGGCGTCGTCGGTAGCTCGTCGGCGGAACAGAACACGACGCGCTTGGGCACCTTGAAGCGCGCCAGCGAGGTCCGGCACAGCTGGAGGACATCCTGCTCGGTGAGCTCGTGACCGGGTGCGGTGACGACGACGGCGCAACCGATCTCACCCCATCGGTCATCGGTGAGACCGATGGCGAAGGCCTGGCTGATTCCGGGATGAGCCGCCAGCACGTCCTCGATCTCTTTGGGCATCACCAATTCGCCACCGCTCTTGTACAGCTCCTTACTACGACCGGTGACCCGCAGGTAGCCGTCGGGACGGATATGGCCGAGATCGCCGGAATGCAGCCACCCCGAACGCAGTGTCGCGGCGGTCTCCACCGGGCGATTCCAGTACTCGAGCATCACCGTCGGCCCCGCCGAGAGCAGCTCTCCGTCGACGCCGGCCGGCACATCGCGCCCGGTATCCGGGTCGACCACCCGGTACACGACCAGTTCGGCTGACCCGGAAAGCCCAGCGGCTCCGGCCATCTTCGGCCTGCCGACGGTCTCCGAGGTCAGCACGAGATCGTCCTCGGGCCGGGTGAGCGTCATGGCGCCGCCGCATTCGGTCATCCCGTAGCCGGTGACGATCTCGTCGATACCGAACAGTTCGCGGACCTGGTGCCACAGCCAGATCGGTGCCGGAGCGGATCCGCACAGTAGTGCGCGCAGCGACGACAGGTCGAAGCGTTGGCGCACAGGGCTTTCCACCATCGCCACCGCCATGGTGGGAACGCACAGCATGTCGGTGGCCCGGTGCCGCTCGATCCCGGCGAAGTAGCCTTCGGCGGTGAACGACGGCAGCAGGATGACCGCCCCGCCGACGAACATGGCCGACAACAGGCCCTCGACGTAACCGAACATGTGATAGCAGGGCAGCGAGTAGAGAATCCGACGTCCGTCCTCATAGGCGCGGGTCAATGCCGACGCGTACGCGGTGCGCAGGACGGCGTCATGGGAAACCACCACTCCCTTGGGTGACCCCGTCGTGCCCGATGTGTAGAGCATGTCGCCGGGATCGCCAGGTGCCACCTCCGGCGTCGACGCCGACTGCGCCGCCCGGGCACATGCGGCCAGATCCGCGACCGTCATCGCCGTCGGACGAACGAGACCACCGGTGTCGAGCACGACCACCTGGCGCAGCGTCGGTACCGTGTCGGGGCGGTCTTCGCGCGCGGCGAAGCCGGTCTCATCCCATCCCGGGACGATGCCGTCGAGCATCTCCTGGTAGTCCAGGGCACCGAACTGCGTCATGGTGACCAGCACCCGACAGCCGGAATCGGCAAGGACGAAACCGAGTTCGGATTGCCGGTAGAGATAGTTGAACGGCACCGCGACGGCGCCGGCTCGGGCGATCGCGAACTTCACCGTGACGAATTCCGGGAAGTTGGCCATCACCATCCCGACCCGATCGCCGACGCCCACACCGAGGGCCATCAGCCCCGCCGCCAGCGCACGGGACTGTTCGGCGACATCGCGATATGTCAGCATGACCGAATCGGTGAGGACGAACGGCCGATCCGGATACCGGTCGGCGCAGCGATCCAGCCATTGGGCCAGCGTCACGGGTTGCCAGACCGGGAACCGCTCGGCCAGTGCGGTGCGACGCCGGCCCACCGCGACGGTAGCGCTCACAGCTCGGCCAGTTCATCGGCCAGCATGGCCTCACGCAGCGCGAAACGCTGCACCTTGCCCGTCGGCGTGATGGGAAACTCGCTGGTCACGAACCAGCGGGCGGGAATCTTGTAAGCGGGCATCCGCGCCCGTGCGTGCGCAATCAGCGCCTCGCGCAGACCTTCGGGCTCGGCGGTGTCGATGCGGCAGGCCACCGCCACGACCTCACCGAGCCGTTCGTCGGGAAGCGCCACCGCCACGACATCGAGTACATCGTCGTGCTCGGCGATGACCGTTTCGACCTCAGCGGGTGAAATGTTCTCGCCACCGCGAATGATCAGTTCCTTGAGCCGGCCCGTGACCCGTAGGTAGCCGCGGTCGTCGATTGAGCCCAGATCTCCGGTGCGCACGAACCCATCCGGGTCCAGTGCGCGCGCCGTCGCCGCCGGGTCGTGCAGGTACTCGATGAACTGCTGGTAACCGCGCGCGCAGATCTCGCCGACCTCGCCGGTGTTCAGCGTGGCACCGGTGTCAGGATCGATCACCTTGCAGTCCACATGCGGCAGTTGCCGACCCACAGTGGTCAACTTGTCCTCGCGGGTGTCTCCCGGACGTGTCAGTGACAGCACCGGGGCGAGTTCGGTCTGACCGTAGAGGTTGTAGACCTCGGCACCGAACACCGCGGCGGCACCGTCGATCAGCTCGCCGGATACCGCCGCCGCTCCCCCCATGATGACCCGAAGCGCCGGTGCCGGTGCGCTGCTCGCGCGCTGCGCGGCCAGCAGTGCATGCAGCACCGCCGGCACGTAGAAGAGCACCGTGACGTTCTCGCGGGCCAACGCTGCCAGCGCGTCGGCCGGGTCGAACCGTTCGCACAGCACCGCGGTGCCGCCCAGCCAGGCCGGCCCCAGGGTGGCGATCACACACCCCGCCGTATGGAACAGCGGTAACGGGTTGAAACACACCGAACCCGCCTCGACACCGCACGCCTGCATGGTCAACCGGGCGACGTTGACCAGTGCCCGGTGGGTCAGCAGCACCCCTTTGGGACGACCGGTGGTTCCCGATGTGTACTGCAGCATCACCGCGGAGTCCGCGCGAGCTGTACTGACCACCAGTTCACCAACCGGTGCCGTTGGCAACCACTGCACCCATTGCGACAGCGAGATACGGCGGATCCCCGGGATGTCGGCGCACACACGCTGTGCCACCGCGGCCATGTCGTAGTCCCGGCTGCGGTCGGCATGGATCAGCACCCGCGCACGACTGTGCCGCAACGCATAGTCCAGATCACCATCACGCAGTACCGGGTTGACCGCCACCAGGATCACGTCGGCGAGCGCGGCACCGTACTGAACAATGGTCCATTCCACAGTGTTCGGCGCCCAGAGCGCGACGTAATCACCCGGGTCGACGAGCACGCGTAGCGCCGCCGCCACCTGGCGCGCCTCTCGCAGCATATCGCCATAGCTGAGCCGGACCGTGTCATCGCGGCCGTGCCGAGTGCCCACCAGCGCCTCGGTGAGGGGGTACTCACCGGCGCGCACGGTCAACAACTCACCCACCGTCAGGTCGACCAACGGAGCGTCACGGTCACCGGCCCGAAAGGCCGGTGACCGACCGCTCAGGGGGCCGGCGATGACATCGGATGGCTCGGCCATGTGTCGATCAGACGGGGTTGCGACCGAGCGTGGCCTCGGACATATCGCTGATCTGTGACCACTGTGCGGCGATCTCGGCCAGGCTGGGCGGTGCGGAGAAGGTGACTCCGGGATTCTGGAACTGCGCCACTCGCTGCACCAGGCCGCCGCCGACCACGAACACCGAACCGGTATCGGTGTTCTCCTGCGAGACCAGGTAGCCGACCGCGGGAGCCACCAATTCGGGATTCAGCTTGTCCAGAAGCTCCTGCGGCGCAATGTCCTCGGTCATCCGGGTAGCGGCCAACGGCGCGATCGCGTTGGCCGTGATCGAGTATTTGGCACCCTCGATGGCCAGCGTGTTGATGAGTCCGACCAGGCCGGCCTTGGCGGCACCGTAATTGGCCTGACCGAAGTTCCCGTACAGGCCACTGGTCGAGGTCGCCACCACGATGCGGCCGAACTGCTGCTCGCGGAAATGCGGCCAGGCGGCCCGGATGACGTTGAATCCACCGTAGAGATGCACCTTTTGGA contains these protein-coding regions:
- a CDS encoding MaoC family dehydratase, producing the protein MKTFGNLAEFENASGTELGPTEWLVVDQDRVNNFAQATDDHQWIHVDPERAASGPFGGTIAHGLLTLSLLPKFMHELYRVDNIAMAINYGFNKVRFITPVPVGAKVRASSVITEVDKLDGAVQATLVTTIEVDGAAKPAAVIESIVRYVG
- a CDS encoding DUF7064 domain-containing protein, giving the protein MKGASGANSAAAAEAMLTLDDDYTHAVTSDSDFNESMYFEFHDPESGIAGFLRLANRPNEGRGERTICLYLPDGRLAFGYARPQVTSNEAMNAGGLSVEVVTPLRDVRVRYDGDIRLVADPAAMSDPSAALNSSPQADCRITLQFLALAPAHEQTFEAQGQSFAPHHYEQLAVVTGEVVIGTQRWPVRGHGLRDHSWGPRSWQAPWFYRWLHGSADRFGFMAAYFGDTDGSSRVGGFVFDGAEVHSCDEVEITTQRDDNGFQERIQLTIAAGGRRWRFEGDALSSVPLRHRSADGEVSTRIVEAAIRWSVTDGDAPAAPIHGMAEYLDQIKAGQPVGIRV
- a CDS encoding MBL fold metallo-hydrolase, whose translation is MSDTAPAAAAAPPVIGVPLHITPTVVCIALPLPLPDLQVVNSYVVLGADGLTLVDPGWAYPPAEAALTEALLQLGYAVTDVRRIIVTHQHWDHYSLGVRWRNRYGMELLLGSGERHSLQAFARQPDSVHPAQVGMLARAGAPDLARRIAALTWEPHELGVAFDAPDRWLHDGEVLAHGDVTLVVRETPGHTRGHVVFEDAEQQLVFSGDHLLPRITPSIAFERDPEPLPLRSYLDSLTLMLNLPDARMLPAHGHTAGRTRPRAQELIDHHRQRLDRVSELVCAGYGTGLEVAEQMRWTRHGRRLVELDVVHQMTAVLEVAAHLDVLAVRDELNARDQDGVRFFSLP
- a CDS encoding class I adenylate-forming enzyme family protein, encoding MSATVAVGRRRTALAERFPVWQPVTLAQWLDRCADRYPDRPFVLTDSVMLTYRDVAEQSRALAAGLMALGVGVGDRVGMVMANFPEFVTVKFAIARAGAVAVPFNYLYRQSELGFVLADSGCRVLVTMTQFGALDYQEMLDGIVPGWDETGFAAREDRPDTVPTLRQVVVLDTGGLVRPTAMTVADLAACARAAQSASTPEVAPGDPGDMLYTSGTTGSPKGVVVSHDAVLRTAYASALTRAYEDGRRILYSLPCYHMFGYVEGLLSAMFVGGAVILLPSFTAEGYFAGIERHRATDMLCVPTMAVAMVESPVRQRFDLSSLRALLCGSAPAPIWLWHQVRELFGIDEIVTGYGMTECGGAMTLTRPEDDLVLTSETVGRPKMAGAAGLSGSAELVVYRVVDPDTGRDVPAGVDGELLSAGPTVMLEYWNRPVETAATLRSGWLHSGDLGHIRPDGYLRVTGRSKELYKSGGELVMPKEIEDVLAAHPGISQAFAIGLTDDRWGEIGCAVVVTAPGHELTEQDVLQLCRTSLARFKVPKRVVFCSADELPTTPTGKIQKFRLVQEVMARIGAEDHGSEKNRTPS
- a CDS encoding class I adenylate-forming enzyme family protein; protein product: MAEPSDVIAGPLSGRSPAFRAGDRDAPLVDLTVGELLTVRAGEYPLTEALVGTRHGRDDTVRLSYGDMLREARQVAAALRVLVDPGDYVALWAPNTVEWTIVQYGAALADVILVAVNPVLRDGDLDYALRHSRARVLIHADRSRDYDMAAVAQRVCADIPGIRRISLSQWVQWLPTAPVGELVVSTARADSAVMLQYTSGTTGRPKGVLLTHRALVNVARLTMQACGVEAGSVCFNPLPLFHTAGCVIATLGPAWLGGTAVLCERFDPADALAALARENVTVLFYVPAVLHALLAAQRASSAPAPALRVIMGGAAAVSGELIDGAAAVFGAEVYNLYGQTELAPVLSLTRPGDTREDKLTTVGRQLPHVDCKVIDPDTGATLNTGEVGEICARGYQQFIEYLHDPAATARALDPDGFVRTGDLGSIDDRGYLRVTGRLKELIIRGGENISPAEVETVIAEHDDVLDVVAVALPDERLGEVVAVACRIDTAEPEGLREALIAHARARMPAYKIPARWFVTSEFPITPTGKVQRFALREAMLADELAEL
- a CDS encoding SDR family NAD(P)-dependent oxidoreductase; its protein translation is MSGVEDKVVVVTGAGGGLGRSYARFLAANGALVVVNDLGGARDGSGAGTAAADTVVSEIRAAGGRAVANYDSVADEQGAAAIIETALNEFGAVHGVISNAGILRDGAFHKMSGESWDAVQKVHLYGGFNVIRAAWPHFREQQFGRIVVATSTSGLYGNFGQANYGAAKAGLVGLINTLAIEGAKYSITANAIAPLAATRMTEDIAPQELLDKLNPELVAPAVGYLVSQENTDTGSVFVVGGGLVQRVAQFQNPGVTFSAPPSLAEIAAQWSQISDMSEATLGRNPV